The proteins below come from a single Juglans regia cultivar Chandler chromosome 12, Walnut 2.0, whole genome shotgun sequence genomic window:
- the LOC108998283 gene encoding uncharacterized protein LOC108998283 — protein MERAPTRTESEYLLGLSAHFLTLRNLPMCRQYALRVRESGTDKHSVSEQILAIADVLLAAENRLFNRHLDYLSILQIRRADSGNRHLVQSQYEKLAALLNPNVNKFAFSPDALGLVWEAWSVLSDPEKKAQYENEIGIPEKRNEHKEKKGTESEGTDTFWTLCPYCYCMYEYEKDYEGCCLRCQNCRRAYHGMAVNAPPKSILVEEGTGKERYHCCWAYFPLGYNKGAESRRKGNAGIDVGRERRNVNTVARKTNNIMRSRRNGLGRTNSNLEFGEASGSGNGEGGLEFYEGDDDVYVGIVATP, from the coding sequence ATGGAGCGAGCACCAACCCGAACCGAATCCGAATATCTTCTCGGACTATCCGCGCACTTCTTGACCCTCCGGAACCTACCCATGTGCCGGCAATACGCCCTCCGAGTCAGAGAATCCGGCACCGACAAACACTCCGTCTCCGAGCAGATCCTCGCCATCGCCGACGTCCTACTCGCCGCTGAGAACCGCCTTTTTAACCGACATCTTGACTACTTGTCCATCCTCCAAATCCGCCGGGCCGACTCTGGGAACCGCCACCTCGTTCAGAGCCAGTACGAGAAGCTCGCGGCTCTCCTTAACCCCAACGTTAACAAGTTCGCTTTCTCCCCGGACGCACTCGGACTCGTCTGGGAAGCTTGGTCTGTGCTCTCCGACCCCGAAAAGAAGGCCCAGTACGAGAACGAAATCGGCATTCCGGAAAAGCGCAACGAGCACAAGGAGAAGAAAGGGACCGAGAGCGAGGGTACTGACACATTCTGGACCTTGTGTCCGTACTGTTACTGCATGTACGAGTACGAGAAGGATTACGAGGGATGTTGCCTTCGGTGCCAGAACTGTAGGCGGGCGTATCATGGGATGGCGGTAAATGCGCCGCCGAAGAGTATATTGGTGGAGGAAGGGACTGGGAAGGAGCGGTACCATTGTTGCTGGGCCTATTTTCCTCTGGGGTATAACAAAGGAGCAGAGAGCCGTAGGAAGGGGAATGCCGGAATCGATGTGGGAAGGGAGAGGAGGAACGTGAATACTGTGGCTAGGAAAACCAATAACATCATGAGGAGCAGGAGGAATGGATTGGGAAGAACGAATTCGAACTTGGAATTTGGAGAGGCAAGTGGGAGTGGAAATGGTGAGGGTGGGTTGGAATTCTATGAGGGGGATGATGATGTCTATGTTGGTATAGTGGCTACGCCCTGA
- the LOC108998276 gene encoding ubiquitin carboxyl-terminal hydrolase 17-like produces the protein MLVPGILGFQTVLFALICFVCLVIRHKSKNAAAKKEEIMRLVAMASEEAALAEVEATVEYTSMPVLRLYQCAVCYSDTTMRCSRCKTVRYCSGKCQIMHWRHGHRDECCRQIGTMEFQDRSDFGENAMPAKQSELYDTKGLHIGFASSCASSSAGFSLSRVGNESYDDNSSNQSIRSGTIDRSEKLLSDDVAPDMLTTKSSFNEMELTTLLPTESINKINFVDGKSRASKSTNMKSGRIDEKVDFKSQFSKPKPLVTNDTKPKNLSNIKLPRGSALAGKSVADASKLRCPPSLSCLGSDSVGDDGTEDAKLFKCKEVSSLSSKASGDHPSSALGRHLLSNSKSGKLDDCHVFPVKVGSPPSLPQDVRNGLKISVQKVVQQFRASKESKHKLSGLGNDIAGKYNCKIVFPYELFVKLYCYDKVELCPFGLTNCGNSCYANAVLQCLAFTQPLTTYLLHGHHSKSCRKKGWCFICEFECLIQKAKEGYSPLSPIGVLSKTGSNLGHGREEDAHEFLRYAVDTMQSVCLKEAGSMGPMAEETTLVGLTFGGYLRSKIKCMKCLGKSVRCEQMMDLTVEIDGDIGTLEEALAQFTATEMLDRDNKYYCNRCKCYEKAKKKLTILELPNILTIVLKRFRSGNLEKLSKSIRFPEVLDMAPYINGTNEKPSLYSLYAVVVHLDIMNAAFSGHYVCYVKNNGEWFRIDDSTVEPVELERVLLEGAYMLLYARHSPRAPAFTRNNGVSHGGRSKKRNLEAVPSSLTTSKTQSNSVAAQQKLGRYNNESFHPDDWRFHSMQRIRAVDSLSESSSLFSSSDASSCSTASTKDSASTGDLSDYIFGEMGPNCYNHYGLSSESVPSSSYGNLDADSEMNKNVSRLASRRRNDWGEDLDGNGNSAILYPNTSRQFRKSSSQFGSSSGGACRDTDLEQSGYANHFAVNSGVTLRRIGGNRSAQTFS, from the exons ATGCTGGTTCCCGGAATCTTAGGGTTTCAGACCGTCCTCTTCGCACTGATTTGTTTTGTTTGCCTCGTTATTCGTCACAAGTCGAAGAATGCGGCGGCGAAGAAGGAGGAGATCATGAGGCTGGTTGCTATGGCCTCCGAGGAGGCTGCCCTGGCCGAGGTCGAAGCCACCGTTGAGTACACTTCCATGCCGGTGTTGCGTCTCTACCAGTGTGCGGTCTGCTATAGCGACACCACTATGCGGTGCTCTCGGTGCAAAACAGTTAGATACTG ttctGGCAAGTGCCAGATCATGCACTGGAGACATGGTCATAGAGATGAATGTTGTCGTCAAATTGGTACCATGGAGTTTCAAGATAGAAGTGACTTCGGTGAGAACGCAATGCCGGCAAAACAGTCTGAATTATATG ATACCAAAGGACTACATATTGGTTTTGCATCTTCTTGTGCCTCATCATCTGCAGGTTTCTCCCTATCTCGTGTTGGAAATGAATCATATGATGATAATTCTTCCAATCAGTCAATTAGGTCTGGCACAATTGACAGATCAGAGAAACTCCTTTCTGATGATGTTGCCCCTGATATGCTTACTACAAAGTCTAGCTTTAATGAAATGGAGCTAACTACATTGCTTCCCACAGAGTCtattaataagataaattttgTTGATGGTAAATCTCGGGCAAGTAAATCAACTAACATGAAATCTGGTCGtattgatgaaaaagttgaCTTTAAATCACAATTCTCTAAGCCCAAGCCACTTGTAACCAATGATACGAAGCCAAAAAATCTGAGCAATATCAAGCTCCCCAGAGGATCTGCTTTAGCCGGAAAGTCAGTTGCAGATGCCTCAAAGCTTAGGTGCCCACCATCCTTGAGCTGTTTGGGATCAGATTCTGTAGGTGATGATGGGACAGAAGATGCCAAGTTATTTAAGTGTAAAGAAGTCAGTTCTCTGTCTTCTAAAGCATCTGGCGATCATCCATCTTCAGCCCTTGGAAGGCATCTGCTTTCCAATTCCAAGTCGGGAAAACTTGATGATTGTCATGTCTTTCCTGTGAAAGTTGGTAGCCCCCCAAGCTTGCCACAAGATGTTCGTAATGGCTTGAAAATTTCAGTGCAGAAAGTTGTACAGCAGTTTAGGGCTTCAAAAGAGTCAAAGCACAAGCTCTCAGGTCTTGGGAATGATATTGCTGGGAAGTACAATTGCAAG ATAGTCTTTCCATACGAACTGTTCGTGAAACTTTACTGTTATGATAAGGTGGAACTGTGTCCATTTGGCCTTACCAATTGTGGGAACAG CTGTTATGCTAATGCTGTGCTCCAGTGCCTGGCATTTACTCAGCCTCTTACTACGTATCTTCTTCATGGGCATCATTCTAAATCAT GCCGAAAGAAGGGGTGGTGTTTTATCTGTGAGTTTGAATGTCTAATTCAGAAGGCAAAGGAAGGCTATTCTCCTTTGTCTCCCATTGGGGTACTATCTAAAACTGGAAGTAATCTTGGTCATGGGAGGGAAGAAGATGCCCATGAATTTTTGAG GTATGCTGTCGATACAATGCAATCTGTTTGCCTCAAGGAAGCTGGGAGTATGGGTCCAATGGCAGAAGAAACAACTCTAGTAGGCCTGACTTTTGGGGGTTACCTTCGTTCTAAG ATAAAATGCATGAAGTGCCTTGGCAAATCTGTCCGGTGTGAGCAGATGATGGATCTTACTGTTGAGATAGATGGGGACATTGGAACTCTTGAAGAGGCTCTCGCACAATTTACAGCTACTGAGATGTTGGACCGAGATAACAAGTACTATTGCAACAG GTGCAAGTGTTATGAGAAGGCAAAAAAGAAGTTGACAATATTGGAGTTGCCAAATATTTTGACGATTGTGTTGAAGCGATTTCGG TCTGGTAACCTCGAGAAGCTAAGCAAATCCATTCGGTTTCCTGAGGTTCTCGACATGGCCCCGTATATAAATGGAACGAATGAAAAACCTTCTTTATACAGTCTCTATGCAGTGGTGGTTCATTTGGATATCATGAATGCTGCATTTTCTGGTCACTACGTGTGTTATGTGAAGAATAATGGGGAGTGGTTCAGGATAGATGATAGCACA GTAGAACCTGTAGAATTGGAGAGGGTCTTGCTGGAGGGGGCGTACATGCTCCTATATGCCAG GCACTCTCCACGAGCCCCGGCTTTCACAAGGAACAATGGGGTGTCTCATGGTGGACGGTCAAAGAAAAGGAACTTGGAAGCTGTTCCTTCCAGCCTTACTACATCCAAGACACAGTCTAATTCTGTGGCCGCACAGCAGAAGCTTGGAAGATATAATAATGAATCGTTCCATCCAGATGATTGGAGATTTCATTCAATGCAAAGAATTCGAGCAGTGGATTCATTGAGTGAGAGTTCTTCCCTATTCAGCAGCTCAGATGCGAGTTCTTGCAGCACTGCAAGCACCAAGGACTCGGCAAGTACAGGAGACTTGTCTGATTATATATTTGGTGAAATGGGACCCAATTGTTACAACCATTACGGGCTTTCATCAGAATCAGTTCCATCATCCTCCTATGGTAACTTAGATGCAGATTCAGAAATGAACAAAAATGTTTCGAGGCTAGCATCCCGACGAAGGAACGACTGGGGAGAGGATTTGGATGGGAATGGCAACTCTGCTATTTTGTATCCTAACACATCTAGGCAGTTTAGAAAGTCTAGCAGCCAGTTTGGTAGTAGTAGTGGTGGTGCTTGTAGAGACACGGACTTGGAGCAATCTGGCTATGCTAACCATTTTGCTGTAAATTCTGGTGTAACATTAAGAAGAATAGGTGGTAATAGATCAGCTCAAACGTTTTCTTGA
- the LOC108998260 gene encoding mitochondrial uncoupling protein 5-like — MGLTGFVEGGIASIVAGCATHPMDLIKVRMQLQGETSAPKPTPYPAVQTLRPALAFRNTTQSTLTAPESIRVPVPTPQVARAGPIAVGVRILQQEGVGALFSGVSATILRQTLYSTTRMGLYDILKKKWTDPNSGTLPLASKISAGLIAGAVGAAVGNPADVAMVRMQADGRLPLAQRRNYTSVVDAINRMARQEGIASLWRGSSMTINRAMLVTASQLASYDQIKEMILEKRVMKDGLGTHVTASFSAGFVAAVASNPVDVIKTRVMNMKVEAGVEAPYSGALDCALKTVRAEGPLALYKGFVPTISRQGPFTVVLFVTLEQVRKLLKDF; from the coding sequence ATGGGTCTGACAGGTTTTGTTGAAGGAGGCATAGCTTCAATTGTTGCAGGCTGTGCCACCCACCCTATGGACCTAATCAAGGTCCGAATGCAGCTCCAGGGCGAAACCAGCGCCCCAAAACCGACTCCGTACCCTGCCGTTCAAACTCTCCGCCCCGCTCTTGCCTTCCGCAACACTACACAGTCTACACTCACTGCTCCGGAGTCGATTCGCGTGCCTGTTCCGACACCGCAAGTGGCGCGTGCGGGCCCAATCGCCGTCGGTGTCCGTATCCTCCAACAGGAAGGTGTCGGTGCTTTGTTCTCGGGCGTCTCCGCCACCATCCTCCGCCAGACTCTCTACTCGACGACCCGAATGGGCCTCTACGACATCCTGAAAAAGAAGTGGACCGATCCAAACTCCGGCACCTTGCCGCTCGCGAGCAAGATATCCGCAGGCCTCATAGCTGGTGCAGTCGGCGCGGCAGTGGGCAACCCGGCCGACGTGGCCATGGTCCGCATGCAAGCCGATGGGCGGCTCCCCTTGGCTCAGCGCCGCAACTACACGAGCGTGGTTGACGCCATAAACCGCATGGCACGCCAGGAAGGGATTGCCAGCCTGTGGCGCGGTTCGTCCATGACGATAAACCGCGCCATGTTGGTCACAGCCTCACAACTCGCTTCGTACGACCAGATCAAGGAGATGATACTGGAAAAGAGGGTGATGAAGGACGGGCTGGGAACCCACGTAACAGCGAGCTTCTCAGCGGGATTCGTGGCGGCAGTGGCGTCGAACCCGGTGGACGTGATAAAGACGAGGGTGATGAACATGAAGGTGGAGGCAGGGGTGGAAGCTCCGTACTCGGGCGCTCTGGACTGCGCGTTGAAGACCGTGCGCGCGGAGGGGCCATTGGCACTGTACAAGGGGTTTGTGCCGACCATTTCAAGACAGGGACCTTTCACTGTTGTGCTGTTTGTGACGCTCGAGCAGGTTCGCAAGCTGCTCAAGGATTTCTGA